taagttgtcgcaTCACTTCTTAACTTGTTGTATCAAAAGCGCACACCCATTACAAGTTGTTCCACTTATACGCTCACTTATAAAGTTCCTACACTAAATTGCACACACCTCGTTGCGCTAGAGCACACATTTTTTAATTCCTGTACCAAATTGCAGCAACATACCAAGTTGATGCATTgtgaatgcaatttactctttttagATGTAATGTTCATGCTATTGAATCACAAACTGATTTTATCGTTACTATCGTAGCTCCTCACTATAATGTAAATAAGGAAAGGATCCTACAACTTAACTGTTGTGCAGTTGAGCCATGACATATAAGCCATAGCAAAATAacatccacatgtcagtgacttgCATCTATAGTTAAGTTGGAGGATCTGCTTCCCCCATAACATAGATCCCCTTATAAGTTCCAGGGTACACATTTCAATCTTGCcctcattaatttttttccttctccccTGCCACACATTTGGTGGCCAATGGTAAGTATTTTATTAATCTctactattaaaaaaataagaaatgttTCCGTCgtccgtgaaaaaaaaaaatcaggcgaaaaaaaagaatccgattccatcgacgcggtaaaaaaaagcgaaaaaaattgaatatgtcCAATTCTCTATCTCTATCACAAACTCCCATCCGTTTGTAGGGAAAAAAATCCGTCATGTCCGATCTAGCGACGGTGTTCGTCCGTGTATATACAGCTTACAAGGCACAAAAGGATCGATCTAAATCCAGTCGGACAATCAATTATAAGTATTAGAAGTTCAGCACTACACTGACCAAAAATCCCAAGCATCCAATCTTAAGAAAGCACTAGCCTAATGTTACAAGTAAAATACATTCGTTAGAAATCAAAGTTTCTGCAAATTTCTTAGGAAAAGAGAGTGCCGATGAACGCTCaattagaaaaaggaaaaaatatcttACTTTCAATTTGAACTTGAATTTATACATTGGACAAATTTTCAAACTAAAATAATGCctgcgcgaatgcgcgggctaccttctaGTTCAAATAATAGCAATAATAAACACTACAAGAAGAGAGAATCCATTCTATACCGAGTTCAATGATATGCCATCGACATTGtttctttctataatataccaacGACTTTATCACCTTGTTCTATAATACACCATTTGGTTGGGccttattttcaaaaatacccaaaataccctagagacaaaaaattaacaattgatttattcTATTAGAAGTTTctcaaaaatatgaaaatttttctGTGGCCTATGTACACAACATAGAAGTTTGTATacaagtttcaagttttttctGGATActtaatttttagaaaaaaaatacttttatgtcgtatatgagagaaaatatgcTTATAAAAGAGATAATACCACAAAAATACCTTATGTAGTTTATGAAATATGATTTATATTATAAACAACAATAAAAAGTATTTTATATGACATATAACAaataagttatatttttttataaaaaatagaaatgtaaCAACTTGAAACTTCTATACGAATTTCCATGTTGTTTATAGAGGCAACgtaaaagttttcatatttttctgaAACTTCTAATaggataaatcaattgttaacctTATATGTCTATAAGGGCATTTTAGGTATTTTTAAAAAGAAGGCTCAACTTAATGGTATATcgtagaacaattgataaaaGTCGCTGGTATACTATAGAAAGATATAATGTCGATGGCAAATCGTTGGACTCGAACAAACTCGATGGTATAGAATGGGTTCTCTCCTACAAGAATGGtgacagccaaaaaaaaaaaaaaggcctcgTGCAGGGCTGGACTGGGGTCGATCTGGGGAGTATTCTCCCTCAACGCGCCCGCAAAATACCATTTTCGTTAAATCACATGGCCTTATTGTTTGCCCTATGGCTTATAAgccaaagccaaaatttgaattttaaaacttaattttgaatttgattttaattctttttcaacataatttttttctactttGGCTTTTCGATCACTAAGAACATATATACAAAAAAATTTTACTTACATATCTTTTTTAATCGCTAATAAGCCGTTACAGCTTATAATAAAACTAGATCAACCGATGGGTAGTTGGGGACCTCAACCGAAACAAATGGCGTACAAACAACTGAACAAGAGCGAAACAtgaactccctccatcccacgcATAGTTAGCCCAGCGGGCCCTGATCTGTCCGTTTGGCCATGGCCCATGGGCCGTACGCTGCTCAGACtcggaaggaataagttcatccgaggtcccttaacttgtcaacgaatccgattttcgtccttgaacaccaaaaccagatacaacgggtccctcaactattaaaaccggtgcagataagGTCCCCCGGCGGTTTAGAGGGCGGTTTTGGAtgacgtggtgcttacgtggctattttgacttggtctttatctgacgtggcgctgacgtggcaattcgatctagaaaaataataaaattgtggggcccacatggtcagtttcaaaaaaaaaaggttggacccacgtgggccccacatgtcatcctcactgcTCTCTTCTTCCTgctatcccctctctctcttctttcctaCGATGTGGACTTGGGCGGCGGGCGGAGTGGGGCGACGgcagccggagcggcggcgcacgaagCCGGCGGGACAGCCGCTCGCCAGTGGCGACCTCGATGATCTCCAGCCCCTCTACCTGCTTCGGCTGTTACCACTGAGGCAGGAACGGTGACCGAGCTGAGGCTAACCTCGTCGAGTGCTTGCccggcctcggcgtcgccggTATCCGGTCCGACGACAGGCACGTCACGGACCTTCGATGGCGTCGTGtgccggctgcggctgcggctgcgtcAGCCTCGCCCGCGGCTGGAGCACCGGACGAAGACCCCCCCGCAGCCACTATCAGCATGGAAGACGAGGCACGTGGGGTGAGCACGTCGACTGCCTCTGGCTCAGACCACACATCTGGACCTACCGCACCGTCGACGAGGCCTCCGACCACTGGCTGCGGATGTACGGCCACCTCATCAGGTACGGCGAGGACGGTAGCAGCCTCGTCAGGGTGATGAATCTGCACTCCGTCGCCGTAGCAGCCGCCGCCGAAATCCGGTGGTTCGTAAGTGTGTAGAGCGAACATTTGTTTGTCATGCTGCAGCGTGTGTGATGTGAGCGAACATTTTGGCActgaattttgttcaaatttcaaCGGGATTTACTGAGggaaataatggattgtatcgtGAGTAGAATTGTAGAAATAGAATCGAACAGCAACTGCAGCAAGCAGTTTCCAATCCCTGTGAAGTcgtggagaggggagaaggagaaAATGGCGACGTGCTCACCGTTCGCTTCCGGAAGCTGGCGGCCGACCAGATCAAGGGcgcccgacgccgacgacgccctcCTCCACGGCGCCGCTTGCGTCCCGACGCTCCGCtcctgcgccaccgccgccagtcACTAGTCACTACCGCTTGCGCCCTggggccccgcgcgccgccgacgccctccttGACGCCACCGCCGCTTGCACCCTGTGGCCctgcgcgccgccaccgccctgctcccgcgccgccgacgcccaaTAGCCGCATCGGTGGCCCGGTGCCCTCCTCAAACCCGTCGccatcggcgtcgtcgtcttcgacagcggcggcggggaagcagGTGGAGAGAAGCGGGAGCTCGCCCGCCACCACCCATAGCGAGGACGCCGTCGAGGTCAGTGAGCGGCGTGGAGGACGGTGGAAACGGTGGCGGGGCCGCAGATGGTGAGgtcaggaggaagaagatgagggtgAGAATGacttgtggggcccacgtgggtcccaccatttttattaatttgtatatgaaactgatatgtgggccccacaaggtttattattattttttggtcgaattgccacgtaagcaccacgtgACCGAGTCAAATTCGCCAcgtagctgccacgtcagccaaaaccaccatctaaaccgccgagggaccttatatgcaccggttttgatagttgagggacccgttatatctggttttggggttcaaggacgaaaatcgaattcgttgataagttaagggacctcagatgaacttattccgacTCGGAAATGGTGGCCGACACGGAACGAGCTTTCCTAATTTTGTTCCCCGTCACCGGGACTCCGACACCGACCCTATCCAGATTCCAGAGCGTACCTCGGACGTACGCGACGTGTATAAATCCAGCCCTACGCCGCTTCAACGAGCTACCAACCAAACCAACACCAACCGCTACGTGTACGATCAGGCGAGCAATTTCAGCCTGAAATATTTTCAGCGCGCAAACCAAGCAAACAGGAAGGCGATCGAcgtccgccgccaccagccGGCGAGATGGTGTCCCCGGACTTGATCCGCAACGTGGTGGGCATCGTCGGCAACGTCATCTCCTTTGGCCTCTTCCTCTCGCCGGTGCCCATTTTCTGGCGGATCATCAAGAATAAGAATGTGCAGAACTTCAAGGCGGACCCGTACCTGGCCACGCTACTCAATTGCATATGCTTTGGGTCTTCTACGTCCTCCCTATCGTCCATCCCAACAGCATCCTCGTCGTCACCATCAACGGCATTAGCCTCGTCATAGAGGCCGTCTACCTtaccatcttcttcctcttctccgacaagaagaacaagaagaaaatgGGAGTGGTGCTCGCTACGGAGGCTCTCTTCATGGCGGCGGTAGCGGTCGGTGTGCTTTTGGGCGCGCACACCCATCAGAGGCGCTCTTTGATCGTCGGTATCCTCTGCGTCATCTTTGGCACCATCATGTACTCCTCACCACTCACCATCATGGTTGTGAAGACGAAGAGCGTGGAGTACATGCCGTTGCTGCTATCGGTGGTGAGCTTCCTCAACGGCCTTTGCTGGACGTTATACGCGCTCATCCGCTTCGACATCTTCATCACCATCCCCAATGGTCTTGGCGTGCTCTTTGCTATCATGCAACTCATCCTCTATGCCATCTACTACCGGACCACACCCAAGAAGCAGGATAAGAACCTTGAGCTGCCAACCGTCGCCCCCATCGCCAAGGACACCAGCATCGTCGCCCCTGTCAGCAATGACGACGACGTCAATGGCAGCACTGCCAGCCATGCCACCATCAATATCACGATTGAACCATAAGCTAGCTTAGTGATCGAACATAACTGGGTGTCTAACGCTCTAAGCTAGTTATGTGTTATCAACTTCTACATTCAAGTCATAGTACTTTTTTAGTAACCAATGTAATTTGcgtttttttatctctttgtgAAGTTGcgattatatattattttgattTGTCAAATGGATTCCATAATTTCGGaatgaaattttcaaaaaaaaggtTGTCTATCATCCTCTTCAGGATTGTTAATAGCCGTGCAAGAGGACCAACAGCAAAACATATCCCGGTGTACAGCACCATGTGACCAATATTTGATCAGCACCAGCAACCAAGTCCGTACCGTATTGTTCAGAGCATTGTGCAAAATCTCAGTAAAGAAACACAGAGAAAGGCAGTTCTTAAAGAAAATTCTAAGTCTATGGGACCTAAGATTGCATGATTATATCAATAGTCACCTCTGCCATTACCTTATTCATAGTAACTAGAAATATAACCTTCAGGAATGTGTGTGGTATGCATTGTGGGTTGTATTTGACAAACATATAAATATGTAATATCAACCTAATAACACCTGCCATGCTTCAAAAGTACGAATTCTCCACAAACTTTCTTCGTCATCGTTGCTTATAGATAATTATTTTCAAACTATTTTTAGTTTTATACTCTGCTAGCAATagtgcccatgcgttgcaacgggaaaaacaCCATTTTGATAGTGTGACACCTTGAAAACCTCAAATCGGTAAAAATCAAGTCTAATTTGATATATGAACAAATAGGTAGAACCGAGTCTAATTTGATGAATTAGTATAGGATTTAGgatttagttttagatttattttttcgaGCCTACTTAGAAGTTTATCCGACGGactttaatttaaaaaaatctgaGCCACATTGGTTGATCAAATTTTCTTTTGGCCCGGATCTTCCCAAGCTGGCCCAAACTTCAACGAGCCCATCTTCGGCGAGCCAAGTTAATTCGACGGCCCGCAAGCCGAGCAGCTGAGCGCAGCCCACATATGTGAGGACGGCTCAATGCACTTCCACGGCCCATTGGGCGTAGCGTAATCAGCGGCGACGGCAGCTCGACGTTGGGCGAATCTAAGCCATCCGATCTAATGCACAGCTCCGATCGTCCCCGCGCTGGATGAAGCGCCGACCAGGAGAGAGgggcaaaaccctagctcccaaATCCCTCTCTCCTGATCCAATTTCTCTCCGGGGACCAGCGAGCGGAacgacggcgaaggcggcgatggcggtccGGTGAGCTGGTGCGTGCGTGCGGTGACGACCGCCGAGCGGCTCCTGCTTCGCCAGCTGGGGGCGCACCCGAGGGCGGCGCAAATTGGTGCCATGGCGTTGGCAGTCCTGCTAGGCGGGCACGCAAATGGCGACGAGCGCCGAGCGGCCTGGACCTCATCGGCGGGAGGGGCAACGCCAAGCCGACGCTTCCCGTCTTCGGCAAGGGACGGTGAAGGGGTGCTCCAGGATAGCGCGCGCACGGGGAACCCGACGCGACTGTGAGGAGGGTGAAGGTGCGGTGGTGCCCTTCCCGGAAAGCTCCGGTGAGCTTAGGGGCTTCAAGTCCGGCAAGTAACCCAAACCCTTATCTTAATTGATTTGGATTTTGACTCTTAGGGTTCTTACCTGAAATTAGGGCCCTTcgaatttggggaattttgtcGGGAAatttcaatttattttattccCTCTTTTTGAGTTTGGGGAGTTTCAATATTGTTTATCCTCTTTTAATTTTGGGAACTTCAATCTAGTTTATTCCTTTGctcaattttgtttttttttttgctttggccGGCGTTTCATCGCGCAGGCAGGAACGGAGGGCGCCGCTCGGTCCCCTCGGAAAGATTGAGattaagataagataagatttTCACGGACGACGGAAGTAAATTGAATCggactttcttttttctttgttttaaagtttttttcgTCATTTTTTCGTTATTACGGCTGACGGAAACGtttcaattttttaagtagtagagaagagaaagagatagagaggatAGAGATATATAGTACTGTGTCACATATAAtaggattcgattttttttaccgcgtcacatataattcttttttttttgaattggaCAGAATTCGCTACAGCAGACGGAGCTGCCGCTCTGCGACGCCGACGATGACCCCGACGCCACGTGGAACATCACGCTGCGGGCGTGCATGCACCGCCTGCCCACCAAAagctgtgtgataagaacgtggcaatcatgcgacttcattaCTATCAATTTAAGGTCTTGAAGTGAAACAAACCTCCTAATTTTTGATGAGTAACtagatggaacctttataccactcagACATGTCAGCAAAtgaatcttctcttctttcgagagagtgtagtAGGCTGGAGGAAGGTACGCCCTGCCGGActccgtggttatgggatgtgGCACTGGGGCCACGTCGTCAATAGCTCGTACCTCGCTGGCGTCAGCATCGACTGGAGCAACGTCAGGAACGTCATGGACAAGCTAGCCGTCTACGGCGGGTACGACACCACTACACGATTGGAAACTATCTTGATCCCTCcagtttattttaaaaaaccattcaaacgattataaaaaaaaatcttaaaattttTTTGACAACACCCATACAGGATATAtagatatatcacttcacaaaattTTAAATCCAAACTCAGCTCACTCATCGAGATATTACACCCGAATTTTTTATCTGTAGGTTGCATTTAACTTGATTTTTATGTACTGATAGATGTTGTTATATTCTATAttattatcaaaaaaaatttataatgttttacaactatttgcattgaatttataagaaaaaaagtaaataagGGGACATTCCCTCGACAGTTTAAAATCCACTCTCATCCAAACATCTCATCTCGCATCGCATCAATGGCATTGTCATCTTCTTCCTTGATCAGGTTCGCGGCAGCGTTGAAGGACATGAATGTGTGGGTGATGAACGTGGTGTCGGTGGACTCGCCGGACACGCTGCCGATCATCTACGAGCGAGGGCTGTTCGGCATGTACCATGACTGGTGCGAGTCCTTCAGCACCTACCCTAGATCATACGACCTCCTCCACGCCGACCATTTCTTCTCCAAGCTCAAGAAAAGGTCACTACATACCACATTCTTTCGCCATTTCCCCCATTCAGAGCTGAGCTGAGCTCGCCATCCATCCATGGCGTCTCTTCTTTGTCACCTTGTGCCGCAGGTGCAAGCTGTTGCCGGTGATGGTGGAGGTGGACCGGAGATGTTCTTCTAGCTAAGAGAAACAAGTGTTTTACTTGCTTCTGGATTTCACTGAAGTAGTACTTACAATCCAAAATAAGCTAAATACAATCAGTGTTGTTGACGTTTTAGATCACAATTAcagtatttgcatggtatggggattgTTGGTACCAtggtatatgcgagattaagGTAAAAGTGATAGAGACAAATGATTTTTATATAAGTTCGGGCTCCTTCACCGgaaggtaataaccctactcctattGACCggagccggtattgctcttattcatcataatcaaacaagtacaatatttgggataacttatCTAGTCATCGTTGACTTGGCGGCATGGAACACCAACTCGTAGTCGATGAtggggtagt
This genomic window from Oryza sativa Japonica Group chromosome 12, ASM3414082v1 contains:
- the LOC107276631 gene encoding bidirectional sugar transporter SWEET7c, yielding MVSPDLIRNVVGIVGNVISFGLFLSPVPIFWRIIKNKNVQNFKADPILVVTINGISLVIEAVYLTIFFLFSDKKNKKKMGVVLATEALFMAAVAVGVLLGAHTHQRRSLIVGILCVIFGTIMYSSPLTIMVVKTKSVEYMPLLLSVVSFLNGLCWTLYALIRFDIFITIPNGLGVLFAIMQLILYAIYYRTTPKKQDKNLELPTVAPIAKDTSIVAPVSNDDDVNGSTASHATINITIEP